The following coding sequences lie in one Capsicum annuum cultivar UCD-10X-F1 chromosome 5, UCD10Xv1.1, whole genome shotgun sequence genomic window:
- the LOC107870311 gene encoding exocyst complex component EXO70A1, with translation MKMGIHRKSGVDGDMLSERARIMRESLQKSQSITDNVVNILGSFDHRLSALETAMRPTQIRTHAIRTAHGNIDKTLKAAEVILSQFDISRQAEVKILKGPHEDLESYLQAIDQLRNNIRFFSNNKSFKSSDGVLSHANSLLTKAISKLEEEFKQLLLSYSKPVEPDRLFECLPNSMRPSSSPGHQDSSGKSHLSNSNAEQNSAENAVYTPPTLIPPRILPLLHDLAQQMVQAGHQQQFVKIYRDTRSPVLEESLRNLGVEKLSKDDVQKMQWEVLEAKIGNWIHFMRIAVKLLFAAERKVCDQILEGFDSLNDQCFAEVTTASVAVLLSFGDAIAKSKRSPEKLFVLLDMYEIMRELHSEIESLFSGKACSEIRESAFGLTKQLAQTAQETFGDFEEAVEKDATKTAVSDGTVHPLTSYVINYVKFLFDYQSTLKQLFQEFENGGDSNSQLATVTMRIMQALQTNLDGKSKQYKDAALTHLFLMNNIHYMVRSVRRSEAKDLLGDDWVQRHRRVVQQHANQYKRIAWAKILQCLSIQGLTSSGGSNNSGTVEGQNSSGVSRSTVKDRLKIFNMQFEELHQRQTQWAVPDTELRESLRLAVAEVLLPAYRSFIKRFGPLVDSGKNAQKYIRYSAEDLDRMLGEFFEGKTLNEPKR, from the exons ATAAGGACTCATGCTATTAGGACGGCTCATGGAAACATTGACAAGACTTTAAAGGCTGCTGAGGTTATACTGTCCCAATTTGATATTTCTCGTCAG GCGGAAGTTAAAATACTTAAAGGGCCACACGAGGACCTAGAAAGTTATCTTCAAGCAATTGATCAGCTGAGAAACAATATTCGCTTCTTCAGCAACAACAAAAGCTTCAAGAGTAGCGATGGAGTGCTCAGTCATGCTAATAGTTTGCTGACCAAGGCTATTTCAAAGCTCGAAGAGGAGTTTAAGCAGCTCTTGTTATCTTATAG TAAACCCGTTGAACCTGATCGGCTGTTTGAGTGTCTCCCAAATTCAATGCGTCCATCGTCATCACCTGGACACCAGGATTCTAGTGGTAAGAGTCATCTGTCCAACAGTAATGCTGAGCAAAATAGTGCAGAAAACGCTGTCTACACACCACCCACTCTTATACCTCCAAGGATCCTGCCTTTACTACATGATTTAGCCCAACAGATGGTTCAAGCTGGCCACCAACAACAATTCGTAAAAATATACAG GGATACACGTTCTCCCGTACTAGAAGAAAGTCTTCGCAATTTGGGAGTGGAAAAACTTAGCAAAGATGATGTTCAGAAGATGCAATGGGAAGTTCTGGAAGCTAAAATTGGAAATTGGATTCATTTTATGCGCATTGCT GTCAAACTGTTATTTGCTGCGGAACGTAAGGTGTGTGATCAAATTCTTGAAGGATTTGATTCACTCAATGACCAATGTTTTGCTGAAGTTACTACTGCAAGTGTTGCGGTGTTGCTGAGTTTTGGTGATGCCATTGCAAAAAGCAAAAGATCACCTGAGAAGTTGTTTGTGCTTCTAGATATGTATGAAATAATGCGGGAACTTCATTCAGAG ATTGAATCACTTTTCAGTGGTAAAGCTTGCAGTGAAATTAGGGAATCTGCCTTTGGTTTGACAAAGCAACTTGCCCAGACAGCCCAAGAAACCTTTGGTGATTTTGAAGAAGCAGTTGAGAAAGATGCAACTAAAACTGCCGTCTCAGATGGAACTGTCCATCCCTTGACCAGCTATGTTATTAATTATGTGAAGTTCCTGTTTGA CTATCAATCAACATTGAAACAACTATTCCAAGAATTTGAAAATGGAGGAGATTCAAATTCTCAGTTAGCTACTGTTACAATGCGTATAATGCAGGCTCTTCAAACCAATTTGGATGGGAAATCTAAGCAGTATAAGGATGCTGCTCTGACTCACTTGTTCCTTATGAACAATATTCACTATATGGTCAGATCTGTACGCAG GTCTGAAGCCAAAGATTTATTAGGGGATGACTGGGTGCAAAGACACCGGAGAGTTGTACAGCAGCATGCAAATCAATATAAAAGAATTGCTTGGGCAAAG ATCCTGCAATGCCTATCGATTCAAGGGCTAACATCATCTGGAGGCAGTAATAACTCTGGTACCGTAGAAGGACAAAATAGTAGCGGAGTTTCACGATCGACTGTAAAAGATAG GTTGAAGATATTCAATATGCAGTTTGAAGAGCTTCATCAAAGGCAAACTCAATGGGCTGTTCCAGATACCGAGTTGCGTGAGTCATTGAGGCTTGCAGTCGCTGAAGTTTTGCTGCCTGCATACCGATCTTTCATTAAACGCTTTGG GCCTTTGGTTGATAGTGGTAAAAACGCCCAAAAGTACATCAGATATTCAGCTGAAGATCTTGACCGTATGCTCGGTGAATTCTTCGAGGGTAAGACGTTGAATGAGCCCAAACGATGA
- the LOC107871611 gene encoding pentatricopeptide repeat-containing protein At5g04810, chloroplastic: protein MDTIFSLSPSPPPLLTPKFTQIPLENLVNSTPPPRTPTTPPPPTLSNKLWLSKKQSPPPPPLTTPPPSLSNKLWLSKKLSPPPPPTLSNKLPPPPPSLSNKLWLSKKLSPPPPPPPLLAKDVEKSEKGKIFNEEMQKRVEKSEKGRIFVGNLPLWIKEKEVAEFFRQFGAIKNVILTKGNNGNEKNMGFGFVIYEGPKAEEAAIKALDFDGVEFHGRVLTVKLDDGRNDEGQKRYTWHEGRDGAVKEFKKVLETQPEDWQAVVWAYERIKKPSRKEFGLMVKYYARRGDMRRARETFEKMSARGIEPTSHEYTNLIHAYAVGRDMEEALCCVRKMKEEGIEMNLVTYSILVGGFAKVGNIEAAERWFKEAKEKDLTLNAIIYGNIIYANCQTFNMDRAEELVREMEEDSIDAPIDIYHTMMDGYTMTGNEEKCLIVFGRLRECGFTPSVVSYGCLMNLYVKIGKVSKAFEIGEIMKLAGIKHNMKTYSMLMNGFINLKDWANAFAIFEDVIKDGFKPDVVLYNNIIRAFCGMGNMDRALRIVEEMTKERHMPNSQTFMPIIHAFAKAGEVRRALDVFDMMRRSGCIPSVHAFNALVLGLVEKRQMEKAVQILDDMLCAGISPNEYTYTTIMHGYASLGDIGKACEYFSKVKNEGLELDIYTYEALLKACCKSGRMQSALTVIKEMTAKSIPRNTFVYNILIDGWARRGDVWEAADLMQQMRQEGVQPDIHTYTSFINACCKAGDMQRAMKAIEEMETVGIKPNVKTYTTLIHGWARASLPEKGLSFFEQMKQSGLKPDKAVYHCLMTSLLSRAAVADQDYIIMGIQRVGEEMVESGLTVDMGTAVHWSKCLRKIERTGGYLTNALQRTFPPDWSSHRTVNAASSDNENEEVSDNGDDERNSLYEIESDANDDSDFYGRR from the exons ATGGATACCATTTTCTCCCTTTCTCCATCTCCACCACCTCTACTAACTCCTAAATTTACCCAAATACCCCTCGAAAATCTTGTTAATTCCACCCCACCCCCACGTACCCCcaccaccccacccccacctacCCTCAGTAACAAACTATGGTTATCCAAGAAACAGtcaccacccccacccccacttaCCACCCCACCACCTAGCCTCAGTAACAAGCTTTGGTTATCCAAGAAACTATCACCACCCCCACCACCTACCCTGAGTAACAAACTACCACCCCCACCACCTAGCCTGAGTAACAAACTATGGTTATCCAAGAAACTGTCACCACCCCCACCCCCTCCACCGCTATTAGCAAAAGAtgttgaaaaaagtgaaaaaggtaAAATCTTTAATGAGGAAATGCAGAAAAGAGTTGAAAAGAgtgaaaaaggaagaatatttgtGGGGAATTTGCCATTATGGATTAAAGAAAAGGAGGTAGCTGAGTTCTTTAGACAATTTGGGGCTATAAAGAATGTGATTTTGACAAAGGGTAATaatggaaatgaaaaaaatatggggTTTGGGTTTGTGATATATGAGGGTCCAAAAGCTGAGGAAGCAGCTATAAAGGCATTGGACTTTGATGGTGTTGAATTTCATGGAAGAGTTTTGACTGTGAAATTGGATGATGGGAGGAATGATGAAGGGCAGAAGAGGTACACGTGGCACGAGGGGAGAGACGGGGCAGTGAAGGAGTTCAAGAAGGTTCTAGAAACACAGCCGGAGGATTGGCAGGCGGTTGTTTGGGCTTATGAGAGAATCAAGAAG CCATCCAGGAAAGAATTTGGCTTAATGGTGAAATACTATGCAAGGAGGGGTGACATGCGTCGTGCACGTGAAACCTTTGAGAAGATGAGTGCTCGAGGAATAGAGCCAACCTCTCATGAATATACGAA CCTTATTCATGCTTATGCAGTGGGTAGAGACATGGAAGAAGCACTATGTTGTGTCAGGAAAATGAAAGAGGAAGGAATTGAAATGAATCTTGTAACTTACAGCATTCTTGTTGGAGGATTTGCCAAAGTGGGCAATATAGA AGCTGCCGAGAGATGGTTTAAGGAAGCGAAGGAGAAGGATCTAACATTAAATGCAATCATATATGGGAATATCATCTATGCTAACTG CCAAACATTCAACATGGATCGAGCTGAAGAATTGGTCAGGGAGATGGAAGAGGACAGTATCGATGCTCCAATTGATATCTATCATACGATGATGGATGGTTATACTATGACAGGAAATGAAGAAAAATGTCTCATTGTATTTGGCAGACTTAGG GAGTGTGGATTTACACCTTCAGTTGTCAGCTATGGATGTTTGATGAACCTCTATGTCAAG ATTGGTAAGGTATCCAAAGCTTTTGAGATCGGTGAAATCATGAAATTGGCTGGCATAAAGCATAACATGAAGACATATTCCATGTTGATGAACGGattcataaatttaaaagattgggctAATGCTTTTGCAATTTTTGAGGATGTAATAAAAGACGGTTTCAAGCCAGATGTGGTGCTTTATAATAACATTATCAGAGCATTTTGTGGCATGGGTAACATGGATCGCGCCCTACGCATTGTTGAGGAAATGACAAAGGAGAGGCATATGCCAAACTCGCAGACATTTATGCCAATCATTCATGCTTTTGCAAAAGCTGGAGAAGTAAGAAGAGCACTTGACGTTTTTGATATGATGAGGAGGAGTGGATGCATTCCAAGTGTTCACGCTTTCAATGCTTTAGTTCTTGGCCTTGTTGAGAAACGTCAG ATGGAGAAGGCTGTACAAATTTTGGACGATATGCTCTGTGCTGGCATTAGTCCAAATGAGTACACATATACAACCATTATGCATGGTTATGCATCTCTTGGTGACATTGGAAAAGCTTGtgaatatttttcaaaagttaaaaatGAGGGTTTGGAGCTtgacatatatacatatgaggCGTTACTCAAGGCATGCTGTAAATCAGGCAGGATGCAAAGTGCTTTGACAGTGATAAAAGAAATGACTGCCAAAAGCATTCCCCGGAACACCTTTGTTTATAACATATTAATTGACGG ATGGGCTCGACGAGGTGATGTCTGGGAGGCTGCTGacttgatgcaacagatgagacaAGAAGGAGTTCAACCTGACATCCATACATACACATCGTTCATAAATGCTTGTTGTAAAGCTGGAGACATGCAA AGAGCAATGAAAGCAATTGAAGAGATGGAAACTGTTGGAATCAAACCTAATGTAAAAACCTATACCACTCTTATACATGGTTGGGCACGGGCTTCTCTCCCCGAAAAGGGTTTGAGTTTTTTTGAACAGATGAAGCAATCTGGTCTGAAACCAGACAAAGCTGTGTATCACTGTTTAATGACGTCATTGTTGTCAAGGGCGGCAGTTGCTGATCAAGATTACATTATAATGGGAATCCAACGCGTTGGTGAAGAGATGGTTGAGTCCGGATTGACTGTTGATATGGGAACGGCAGTTCATTGGTCCAAGTGCTTGAGAAAAATTGAGAGGACCGGTGGTTATTTAACAAACGCCCTTCAAAGGACATTCCCACCTGATTGGAGTTCTCACCGAACTGTTAATGCAGCGTCAAGTGACAATGAAAATGAGGAAGTTTCAGACAATGGTGACGATGAACGTAATTCTTTGTATGAGATCGAGAGTGATGCTAACGATGATTCAGATTTCTATGGGAGGCGTTAA